Proteins encoded within one genomic window of Nonomuraea gerenzanensis:
- the mobA gene encoding molybdenum cofactor guanylyltransferase — MRTAAGVVLAGGRSTRMGRPKAWLEWHGSTLLYRATAVLARTVDGPVVVVAAPGQELPPLPQGVSVAEDPVEGLGPMQGLAVGLAAVADRAETAFVCSTDMPFLHPAFVRRVLRALTPGTDVALPVARGFRQPLAAGYRTALAGLVAGLLAEGDLRPGMLFKHCEVGRLSDEELLADRELARHDPELESVVNVNSPDDYAAARDREPPEVTVERFGALARNGGHRPHAVRAATLGAAAAAVGLTLDRHVVAALNGDQVTRDTALPLVTGDTVAFLSADAGG, encoded by the coding sequence ATGCGGACTGCTGCGGGCGTGGTGCTGGCGGGTGGGCGCTCCACCCGGATGGGGCGGCCGAAGGCCTGGCTGGAATGGCACGGCTCGACGCTGCTGTACCGGGCGACGGCGGTGCTCGCCAGGACGGTGGACGGCCCGGTCGTCGTGGTCGCCGCGCCGGGGCAGGAGCTGCCGCCGCTGCCGCAGGGCGTCTCGGTGGCCGAGGATCCCGTCGAGGGGCTGGGCCCCATGCAGGGGCTGGCCGTGGGGCTCGCGGCGGTGGCCGACCGGGCCGAGACGGCGTTCGTGTGCTCCACCGACATGCCGTTCCTGCACCCGGCCTTCGTCCGGCGGGTGCTGCGCGCCCTGACCCCCGGCACAGACGTCGCACTGCCGGTGGCCAGGGGCTTCAGGCAGCCGCTGGCCGCCGGGTACCGGACCGCCCTGGCGGGGCTGGTCGCGGGCCTGCTCGCCGAGGGGGACCTGCGGCCGGGCATGCTGTTCAAGCACTGCGAGGTCGGCCGGCTGAGCGACGAGGAGCTGCTGGCCGACAGGGAGCTGGCCCGCCACGATCCGGAGCTGGAGTCCGTGGTGAACGTCAACTCCCCTGACGACTACGCGGCGGCCCGTGACCGGGAGCCGCCCGAGGTGACAGTGGAGCGGTTCGGGGCGCTGGCCAGGAACGGCGGTCACCGGCCGCACGCCGTACGGGCCGCCACGCTGGGCGCCGCGGCCGCCGCCGTGGGGCTGACCCTGGACCGGCACGTGGTGGCGGCGCTCAACGGCGACCAGGTCACCCGCGACACCGCCCTGCCGCTGGTGACCGGAGACACCGTCGCCTTCCTGTCCGCCGACGCCGGCGGCTGA
- a CDS encoding YbhB/YbcL family Raf kinase inhibitor-like protein, giving the protein MTNPNNPFARLPEVPSFTVTSTTLADGDPWPAEQLSGRDVSPQLSWSGAPEGTKSYAVTVYDPDAPTGSGFWHWAVADIPAEVTELPAGAGDDTGSGLPAGAYQLPNDARLARFIGAAPPAGHGPHRYFTVVHALDVETIGVPAEATPAYLGFTIAGHLLGRAVLTATAETPA; this is encoded by the coding sequence GTGACGAACCCGAACAACCCCTTCGCCCGCCTCCCCGAGGTGCCCTCCTTCACCGTCACCAGCACCACGCTGGCCGACGGCGATCCCTGGCCCGCCGAGCAGCTGTCCGGTCGGGACGTCTCCCCGCAGCTGTCCTGGAGCGGCGCGCCGGAGGGCACGAAGAGCTACGCCGTGACGGTGTACGACCCGGACGCGCCGACCGGCTCCGGGTTCTGGCACTGGGCCGTGGCCGACATCCCGGCCGAGGTCACCGAGCTGCCGGCGGGCGCGGGCGACGACACCGGCTCCGGCCTGCCCGCGGGCGCCTACCAGCTGCCCAACGACGCCCGCCTGGCCCGCTTCATCGGCGCCGCCCCGCCGGCGGGCCACGGCCCGCACCGCTACTTCACCGTGGTGCACGCCCTCGACGTGGAGACCATCGGCGTCCCGGCCGAGGCCACCCCCGCCTACCTCGGCTTCACCATCGCCGGCCACCTCCTCGGCCGCGCGGTCCTGACCGCGACCGCCGAGACCCCCGCCTGA
- a CDS encoding NmrA family NAD(P)-binding protein, with product MIIVTGATGQLGRQIVERLLARVPADRIGLSVRDPRKARVFAEQGVRVRRGDFADAGSLAHAFEGATQVLVTSVDRFGGEAVRQHRAAIGAAVAAGARRVLYTSHMGAGASSRFQACRDHAATEEVLRGCGVPYTALRNGFYAAAALQFLGQGPQSGEIALPADGAVSWTCHEDLAEAAAVILADEGCFEGATPPLTAGRAFGFDDVARVVGEVTGRAVSRSVVSDGGFLRQLMEHGVPGERAQHLLDVFLASRAGEFAAVDPALGRLLRREPLSLDTVLRKHLAAA from the coding sequence ATGATCATCGTGACCGGCGCCACCGGACAGCTCGGGCGCCAGATCGTCGAACGGCTGCTGGCCCGCGTACCGGCTGACCGGATCGGGCTGAGCGTCCGCGACCCGCGCAAGGCGCGGGTGTTCGCCGAGCAGGGCGTGCGGGTGCGGCGGGGGGACTTCGCCGACGCCGGGAGCCTCGCCCACGCCTTCGAGGGGGCCACCCAGGTGCTGGTCACCTCGGTCGACCGGTTCGGCGGCGAGGCCGTACGGCAGCATCGGGCCGCCATCGGCGCGGCCGTCGCGGCGGGCGCCCGCCGCGTGCTCTACACCAGCCACATGGGGGCGGGGGCGTCCTCACGGTTCCAGGCGTGCCGCGATCACGCCGCGACGGAGGAGGTGCTGCGCGGGTGCGGCGTGCCGTACACCGCGCTGCGCAACGGGTTCTACGCCGCCGCCGCGCTGCAGTTCCTCGGTCAGGGGCCGCAGTCGGGCGAGATCGCGTTGCCCGCGGACGGGGCGGTCAGCTGGACCTGTCATGAGGATCTGGCCGAGGCGGCTGCTGTGATCCTGGCTGATGAGGGGTGCTTCGAGGGGGCTACTCCGCCGCTCACCGCGGGGCGGGCGTTCGGCTTCGACGATGTCGCCCGGGTCGTGGGGGAGGTCACCGGGCGGGCCGTCAGCCGGAGTGTCGTGAGCGATGGCGGGTTTCTGCGGCAGTTGATGGAGCATGGGGTGCCGGGGGAGCGTGCGCAGCACCTACTCGATGTGTTCCTCGCCAGCCGGGCGGGCGAGTTCGCCGCCGTTGATCCGGCGCTGGGCCGCTTGCTGCGGCGCGAGCCCCTCTCGCTGGACACCGTGCTGCGCAAGCACCTGGCCGCCGCTTGA
- a CDS encoding siderophore-interacting protein, with protein MITLEVVRNTRLSPHFTSVTLGGPELERLHPMGFDQTVRLFFPREGQAGLRMPTLSNEAWMAQVLLLPKSRRPWVRNYTLRRVRPEVNEVDIEFALHGTESPASAWALRARPGEPAGIFDMGISYLPPAEAAWHLLVADESALPAVLAILDSAPDSLVAEVFLEVPESADIRGDVRGPAGVRIHWLPRDGAGTMPGQLALETVKRAVLPGGRFYTWVAGESRLPTGLRRHLVNDRGTAKGDIAFLGYWRHGRSSPG; from the coding sequence ATGATCACCCTGGAGGTCGTCAGGAACACCAGGCTGAGCCCCCACTTCACCTCCGTCACCCTCGGCGGCCCGGAGCTGGAACGGCTGCACCCGATGGGCTTCGACCAGACCGTACGGCTGTTCTTCCCCCGGGAGGGGCAGGCCGGGCTCCGGATGCCGACGCTGTCCAACGAGGCCTGGATGGCGCAGGTCCTGCTGCTGCCGAAGTCGCGCCGGCCCTGGGTGCGCAACTACACGCTGCGGCGGGTGCGGCCCGAGGTGAACGAGGTGGACATCGAGTTCGCTCTGCACGGCACGGAGAGCCCGGCCTCGGCGTGGGCGCTGCGGGCCCGGCCCGGCGAGCCGGCCGGCATCTTCGACATGGGCATCAGTTACCTGCCGCCGGCGGAGGCCGCCTGGCACCTGCTCGTCGCGGACGAGAGCGCGCTGCCCGCCGTCCTGGCGATCCTGGACAGCGCGCCCGACTCGCTCGTGGCCGAGGTCTTCCTGGAGGTGCCCGAAAGTGCGGACATCCGGGGGGACGTGCGGGGTCCGGCGGGCGTACGGATCCACTGGCTGCCCCGCGACGGCGCCGGCACCATGCCGGGGCAGCTGGCGCTGGAGACCGTCAAGCGGGCGGTCCTGCCCGGCGGGCGCTTCTACACGTGGGTGGCGGGCGAGTCGCGGCTGCCGACCGGGTTGCGGCGGCATCTGGTGAACGATCGGGGGACCGCCAAGGGGGACATCGCGTTCCTGGGCTACTGGCGGCACGGCCGGTCGAGCCCGGGCTGA
- a CDS encoding TetR/AcrR family transcriptional regulator — protein sequence MPRRSKTGAVPEGAGGRELTRQRVIEAAAGLLAREGREAVTTRAVAAAAGVQPPAIYRHFEDMDGLLDAVAEHGYARFLEAKRAVPAPEDPVDDLRAGWDLAVEFGLANPALYAVMYGEPRRGTDSAAFRAGMEILLGRIRRLAAAGRLRVDEALAAALIHATARGAVLTWLSLPEDGRDPALLSTLRESMVAAVTTDEPAVQDPGPAGAARALRAVLPQQTALSEAEQRLLAEWLDRLAAARH from the coding sequence ATGCCGAGGAGATCGAAGACGGGCGCCGTACCGGAGGGGGCGGGCGGGCGTGAGCTGACCCGCCAGCGGGTCATCGAGGCCGCCGCCGGCCTTCTCGCGCGCGAGGGGAGGGAGGCGGTCACCACCCGGGCGGTCGCCGCGGCGGCCGGGGTGCAGCCGCCCGCCATCTACCGGCACTTCGAGGACATGGACGGGCTGCTCGACGCCGTGGCCGAGCACGGCTACGCCCGGTTCCTGGAGGCCAAGCGCGCCGTCCCCGCCCCTGAGGACCCGGTGGACGACCTGCGGGCGGGCTGGGACCTCGCCGTGGAGTTCGGGCTCGCCAACCCGGCGCTCTACGCGGTGATGTACGGCGAGCCCCGGCGCGGCACGGACTCGGCCGCGTTCCGGGCCGGCATGGAGATCCTCCTCGGGCGCATCCGCCGCCTCGCCGCCGCCGGCCGGTTGCGCGTGGACGAGGCGCTCGCCGCCGCCCTCATCCACGCCACCGCGCGCGGGGCCGTGCTCACCTGGCTCTCGCTCCCCGAGGACGGGCGCGACCCGGCCCTGCTGAGCACGCTGCGCGAGTCCATGGTCGCCGCCGTCACGACGGACGAACCGGCCGTCCAGGACCCCGGCCCGGCCGGCGCCGCCCGGGCGCTGCGTGCCGTGCTGCCCCAGCAGACGGCGCTCAGCGAGGCCGAGCAGCGGCTCCTCGCCGAATGGCTCGACCGCCTGGCCGCCGCCCGGCACTGA
- a CDS encoding TetR/AcrR family transcriptional regulator yields MPREQPLHPRKQPRQVRAELTRKRILEAAAHVFAEYGYAAGTTNRIAERARVSIGSLYQYYPNKDAILLELVRGHLDSGAAESARRQAEELPGTVEGLMRVFVQAAIANHLEDPRLLRVMVEQAPRSPELVRKVYETKDMRNAHTRDLLGRYPEVRVSDVETAARIINATIELVVHQVVAEHEPVDLRRLEDELVAMFTRYLTAA; encoded by the coding sequence ATGCCCAGGGAACAACCGCTCCACCCGCGCAAACAGCCGCGGCAGGTCCGCGCCGAGCTCACCCGCAAGCGCATCCTCGAGGCGGCTGCTCACGTTTTCGCCGAGTACGGCTACGCCGCCGGCACCACCAACCGGATCGCCGAGCGCGCCCGCGTGTCGATCGGATCGCTGTATCAGTACTATCCGAACAAGGACGCCATCCTCCTGGAGCTGGTGCGCGGCCACCTCGACAGCGGCGCCGCCGAGTCCGCCCGCCGTCAGGCTGAGGAGCTGCCCGGCACCGTGGAGGGGCTCATGCGGGTCTTCGTGCAGGCCGCCATCGCCAACCACCTGGAGGACCCGCGGCTGCTGCGCGTCATGGTGGAGCAGGCGCCACGCTCGCCCGAGCTGGTGCGCAAGGTCTACGAGACCAAGGACATGCGCAACGCCCACACCCGCGACCTGCTGGGCCGCTACCCGGAGGTGCGGGTGTCCGACGTCGAGACTGCCGCCAGAATCATCAACGCCACGATCGAGCTGGTCGTGCACCAGGTCGTCGCCGAGCACGAGCCCGTCGATCTGCGGCGGCTGGAGGACGAGCTGGTCGCGATGTTCACCCGTTACCTGACGGCGGCGTGA
- a CDS encoding aldehyde ferredoxin oxidoreductase family protein yields the protein MTPGGFFGQALLIDVSGGQASAAPYELDERVLRAYLGGVGLGTWLLHRLAPAGADPLGPEAPLAFVFSALVGTPLTTSAKFAVVAKSPLTGLLTDALASSQFAIAGKLTGHDAIVIRGRADELSVLLIDGDGVRLVPAPELAGMSAAEAESAARERFGRTWRTAAIGPAGERQVRFATISHDGRHAGRGGLGAVMGAKNLKAVLVRAATKVSVADQPGVLAAARDLRRRSFGPATAKYRELGTLANLLAFNAVSTLPTRNFTAATFEGAPRLAAEELHELRGVARNSCASCSIGCEHIYSRKGGGKQRMEYENVFALGPLCGVSDPDEVFAASARCDELGIDTISAGGTIAWAMECAERGLLDEPWLRFGDGAALLRALDAIGERSPGLGELLAQGSRRAAAVVGHSSIDFAPQVKGLELPGYEPRSLQAMALGLAVNARGADHNRSGAYEADLSGELDRLSGGAAHVAAAVGTEDRAAVMDSMILCKFLRGVFDDPFTEWARLLALVTGWPLDAAELRAAARRIVRAKRAFNLREGATAADDTLPARMLETPLELGSGRRAALDADRLRSMVAGYYAARGLDAEGRVQAADLHDLLLDG from the coding sequence ATGACGCCTGGCGGGTTCTTCGGACAAGCGTTGCTCATCGACGTCAGCGGCGGGCAGGCGAGCGCCGCCCCCTACGAGCTGGACGAGCGGGTGCTGCGCGCCTACCTCGGCGGCGTGGGCCTCGGCACGTGGCTGCTGCACCGCCTGGCCCCCGCCGGGGCCGACCCGCTGGGCCCGGAGGCGCCGCTGGCCTTCGTGTTCTCCGCGCTGGTCGGCACCCCGCTGACCACCAGCGCGAAGTTCGCCGTGGTGGCCAAGTCGCCGCTGACCGGCCTGCTCACCGACGCCCTGGCCTCCAGCCAGTTCGCCATCGCCGGCAAGCTGACCGGCCACGACGCGATCGTGATCCGCGGCCGGGCCGACGAGCTGTCGGTGCTGCTGATCGACGGCGACGGCGTGCGGCTCGTCCCGGCCCCCGAGCTGGCCGGGATGTCCGCGGCCGAGGCGGAGAGCGCGGCGCGGGAGCGGTTCGGCCGCACCTGGCGCACCGCGGCGATCGGCCCGGCGGGCGAGCGCCAGGTGCGGTTCGCGACCATCAGCCATGACGGCCGCCACGCCGGCCGGGGCGGCCTGGGCGCGGTGATGGGCGCCAAGAACCTCAAGGCCGTGCTGGTCAGGGCCGCGACCAAGGTCTCGGTGGCGGACCAGCCCGGGGTCCTGGCCGCCGCCCGCGACCTGCGGCGGCGCAGCTTCGGCCCGGCCACCGCCAAGTACCGTGAGCTGGGCACGCTGGCCAACCTCCTGGCCTTCAACGCCGTCAGCACCCTGCCCACCCGCAACTTCACCGCGGCGACGTTCGAGGGCGCGCCCCGGCTGGCCGCCGAGGAGTTGCACGAGCTGCGCGGCGTGGCCCGTAACAGCTGCGCGTCGTGCTCCATCGGCTGCGAGCACATCTACTCCCGCAAGGGCGGCGGCAAGCAGCGCATGGAGTACGAGAACGTCTTCGCGCTCGGCCCGCTGTGCGGCGTGTCCGACCCCGACGAGGTGTTCGCGGCCAGCGCCCGCTGCGACGAGCTGGGCATCGACACCATCTCGGCGGGCGGCACGATCGCGTGGGCGATGGAGTGCGCCGAGCGCGGCCTGCTCGACGAGCCGTGGCTGCGCTTCGGCGACGGCGCCGCGCTGCTGCGCGCCCTGGACGCGATCGGGGAGCGCTCGCCCGGCCTGGGCGAGCTGCTCGCGCAGGGCTCACGCCGGGCGGCGGCCGTGGTGGGGCACTCCTCGATCGACTTCGCGCCGCAGGTCAAGGGGCTGGAGCTGCCCGGCTACGAGCCACGCAGCCTCCAGGCCATGGCACTCGGGCTCGCGGTGAACGCCAGGGGAGCCGACCACAACCGCTCCGGCGCCTACGAGGCCGACCTGTCGGGCGAGCTCGACCGCCTGTCCGGCGGTGCCGCCCACGTCGCCGCCGCCGTCGGCACCGAGGATCGGGCCGCGGTGATGGACTCGATGATCCTGTGCAAGTTCCTGCGCGGCGTCTTCGACGACCCTTTCACCGAATGGGCCCGGCTGCTCGCGCTGGTCACCGGATGGCCGCTGGACGCGGCCGAGCTGCGCGCCGCCGCCCGGCGCATCGTCCGCGCCAAACGGGCGTTCAACCTGCGCGAGGGGGCCACCGCGGCCGACGACACGCTGCCCGCCCGGATGCTGGAGACGCCGCTGGAGCTGGGCTCAGGCCGCCGCGCGGCACTGGACGCCGACCGCCTGCGCTCGATGGTCGCCGGCTACTACGCCGCCCGGGGGCTGGACGCCGAGGGCCGCGTGCAGGCGGCCGACCTCCACGATCTCCTGCTGGACGGATAG
- a CDS encoding molybdopterin-dependent oxidoreductase: protein MPYGERGRADLPGRRALLRTIPAVGGLALLGGPLAGRAAGRTAGRTAGPPIVKPLIDAAAWRLRVHGSGVRRPQELSYGQLRSMPSVALDAAIECAGNGRSFFATQRGQEASGTPWRLGGIGVARWRGVPLPPDHGFPVRVVVPSWIGIASIKWVGDLQVSAEPLSSPWDTRFYRFFGPGYPEGGSPPLAEQVTKSAFELPWGAAVPSGSPYPLRGRSWSGCGRIVRVEVSTDGGARWRPARLPDGGRGSAWTRWRATWPDPLPGERRLLARATDETGAVQPATTRFNELGYLFDAIVAHPVQVS, encoded by the coding sequence ATGCCGTACGGCGAACGGGGACGGGCGGACCTGCCGGGCAGGCGCGCGCTGCTGCGCACGATCCCGGCAGTGGGCGGGCTCGCCCTGCTGGGCGGGCCGCTCGCGGGCAGGGCGGCAGGCAGGACGGCGGGCAGGACGGCGGGCCCGCCGATCGTCAAGCCGCTGATCGACGCGGCGGCCTGGCGGTTGCGGGTGCACGGCTCAGGGGTACGGCGGCCGCAGGAGCTGAGCTACGGCCAGCTGCGCTCGATGCCGTCGGTGGCCCTGGACGCGGCGATCGAGTGCGCGGGCAACGGGCGCTCGTTCTTCGCCACCCAGCGGGGCCAGGAGGCGTCCGGCACCCCGTGGCGGCTCGGCGGGATCGGGGTGGCGCGCTGGCGCGGCGTGCCGCTGCCGCCCGACCACGGCTTCCCCGTGCGGGTGGTGGTGCCGTCCTGGATCGGGATCGCCTCGATCAAGTGGGTGGGCGACCTCCAGGTGTCAGCCGAGCCGCTGTCCTCGCCGTGGGATACCCGGTTCTACCGCTTCTTCGGCCCCGGCTACCCGGAGGGTGGCAGCCCGCCGCTAGCCGAGCAGGTCACCAAGAGCGCCTTCGAGCTGCCCTGGGGGGCCGCCGTGCCGTCCGGCTCGCCGTACCCGCTGCGCGGCAGGTCGTGGTCGGGGTGCGGGCGGATCGTCCGGGTGGAGGTGAGCACGGACGGCGGCGCCCGCTGGCGGCCCGCCAGGCTGCCGGACGGCGGGCGCGGCTCGGCGTGGACGCGCTGGCGGGCGACCTGGCCCGACCCGCTGCCCGGCGAGCGGCGGCTGCTGGCCCGGGCCACGGACGAGACCGGGGCCGTGCAGCCTGCCACCACGCGCTTCAACGAGCTGGGTTACCTGTTCGACGCGATCGTCGCCCACCCCGTGCAGGTCAGCTAA
- a CDS encoding cytochrome P450 — MSVAEQPSNVSTAGMRRILPPEVVERGPDPFAPPPGLRGGGPVRPLDLLNGARAWLVTGFEEARTVLSDARFSADKLRHRDATSPRPPAEPPRGARADGAFVFMDPPEHTRLRRPLTSQFTVRRMRELESRVREIAVGHIEAMRAAGTQADLVPAFALPLPSLVICELLGVDYADRAEFQERTAVGLSASATPAEQAVARAGLHAFMGRLVSAKRAKPADDLLSGLVHDTDPPLTDAQLTDVALLLLTAGHETTANMLGLGTFALLEHPDQLAALRAEPGLIDNAVEELLRYLSIIQLGVSRVATEPVTLGGVDLPAGATVVIATPEVNRDPRHWTDPDVLDLRRPRTPHLAFGHGVHQCLGQQLARIELRIGLGELLSRLPGLRLAVPAGQVPLRDEMLVFGVRSLPVTWS, encoded by the coding sequence ATGAGCGTGGCCGAGCAGCCATCGAACGTGAGCACCGCCGGGATGCGGCGGATCCTGCCGCCGGAGGTGGTGGAGCGAGGGCCCGACCCCTTCGCCCCGCCGCCGGGCCTGCGGGGCGGCGGCCCGGTCCGGCCGCTGGACCTGCTGAACGGCGCGCGGGCGTGGCTGGTGACGGGGTTCGAGGAGGCCCGTACCGTGCTGTCGGACGCCCGGTTCAGCGCCGACAAGCTGCGCCACCGCGACGCCACGTCGCCGCGCCCGCCCGCGGAGCCGCCCCGGGGCGCGCGTGCGGACGGCGCGTTCGTCTTCATGGACCCGCCGGAGCACACCCGGCTGCGGCGGCCACTGACCAGCCAGTTCACGGTGCGGCGGATGCGCGAGCTGGAGTCGCGGGTCAGGGAGATCGCGGTCGGGCACATCGAGGCGATGCGGGCGGCGGGCACTCAGGCCGACCTGGTGCCGGCGTTCGCGCTGCCGCTGCCGTCGCTGGTCATCTGCGAGCTGCTCGGCGTGGACTACGCCGACCGCGCGGAGTTCCAGGAGCGCACGGCGGTCGGGCTGAGCGCGAGCGCGACCCCGGCCGAGCAGGCCGTGGCGCGCGCCGGGCTGCATGCGTTCATGGGGCGGCTGGTGTCGGCCAAGCGCGCGAAGCCCGCCGACGACCTCCTGTCGGGCCTCGTCCACGACACCGACCCGCCCCTGACGGACGCGCAGCTCACCGACGTCGCCCTGCTCCTGCTCACCGCGGGCCACGAGACCACGGCGAACATGCTGGGCCTGGGCACGTTCGCGCTGCTGGAGCACCCTGACCAGCTCGCGGCGCTGCGGGCCGAGCCCGGCCTGATCGACAACGCGGTGGAGGAGCTGCTGCGCTACCTGTCGATCATCCAGCTCGGGGTCAGCCGCGTCGCCACGGAGCCGGTGACGCTGGGCGGGGTGGACCTGCCGGCCGGCGCCACCGTCGTGATCGCCACGCCCGAGGTCAACCGGGACCCGCGGCACTGGACCGACCCCGACGTGCTCGACCTGCGGCGCCCGCGCACGCCGCACCTGGCGTTCGGGCACGGGGTGCACCAGTGCCTGGGCCAGCAGCTCGCCCGCATCGAGCTGCGGATCGGGCTGGGCGAGCTGCTCTCCCGCCTGCCAGGCCTGCGCCTGGCCGTGCCCGCCGGGCAGGTGCCCCTGCGCGACGAGATGCTCGTCTTCGGCGTACGCTCGCTGCCCGTCACCTGGTCCTGA
- a CDS encoding GntR family transcriptional regulator — protein sequence MTRTADPSSKQMLSERVHARLQEAIMRGEYAPGEALKPQELAQQHQVSLAVVRESLVRLVGDGLAVRLTNRGFAVPDFSDRRWEEIAEARRTVEPVMLRLAIERGDLDWEARVRAAHHRLARTPAHVPEEGEHYSSAWSEAHRVFHRTLLDGCGNPVLLETFDRLWTASELARRWSARRMPGRDGVAEHRRLEEAALARDADTAAEVLVRHLTLTVAGLTSCS from the coding sequence ATGACGCGGACGGCCGACCCATCGTCGAAGCAGATGCTCTCCGAACGGGTGCACGCCCGGCTCCAAGAGGCGATCATGAGAGGCGAGTACGCCCCTGGCGAGGCGCTCAAGCCGCAGGAGCTGGCCCAGCAGCACCAGGTCAGCCTGGCCGTCGTCCGCGAGTCCCTGGTGCGGCTGGTCGGTGACGGCCTCGCCGTGCGGCTGACGAACCGCGGCTTCGCGGTGCCCGACTTCTCCGACCGGCGCTGGGAGGAGATCGCCGAGGCCCGCCGTACGGTGGAGCCGGTCATGCTGCGCCTGGCGATCGAGCGCGGCGACCTCGACTGGGAGGCCCGCGTGCGCGCGGCCCACCACCGCCTGGCCCGCACCCCGGCCCACGTGCCGGAGGAAGGCGAGCATTACAGCAGCGCGTGGTCGGAGGCGCACCGCGTCTTCCACCGGACGCTGCTCGACGGGTGCGGCAATCCCGTGCTGCTGGAGACGTTCGACCGGTTGTGGACCGCCAGCGAGCTGGCCCGCCGCTGGTCCGCCCGCCGCATGCCCGGCCGCGACGGCGTCGCGGAGCATCGCCGCCTGGAGGAGGCGGCCCTGGCCCGCGACGCGGACACCGCCGCCGAGGTGCTGGTCAGGCATCTGACGCTGACCGTCGCCGGGCTGACCTCCTGCTCCTGA
- a CDS encoding NAD(P)/FAD-dependent oxidoreductase: protein MTSKETVMGEKARVRPEIVVLGGGYGGSKVARLLDDVADVTLVDPSDAFMHNVAAWRALVEPEWLDRIFVPYRRLLTHGRFLRDHAVAVDGTRVTLASGAVLRPDHLVLATGSAYPFPAKAGKPDAELAKAEARAAHEALAGAERVLLVGAGPVGLELAGEIKATFPGKHVTLADAAPDILPGPFEQELREELRRQLDELGVELKLGSPLRELPEAPPATAAPIAIATEAGEKLTADVWFRCFGVEPRTGYLRGSLAEARDAQGYVRVDPSLRVLGHERVYAIGDISDADRNMAGFAGRQAELLAANLRALITGEGEAVAYEPQPAVILVPLGPERGAGQLPGQGLVGAEAAAEIKGRAMLVEYSTAHFDAPGSAVS, encoded by the coding sequence ATGACTAGTAAGGAGACCGTGATGGGGGAGAAGGCGCGAGTGCGTCCCGAGATCGTGGTGCTGGGCGGCGGCTACGGCGGGTCCAAGGTGGCCAGGCTGCTCGACGACGTGGCCGACGTGACGCTGGTGGATCCGTCCGACGCGTTCATGCACAACGTGGCCGCCTGGCGGGCGCTGGTCGAGCCGGAGTGGCTGGACCGGATCTTCGTGCCGTACCGGCGGCTGCTCACGCACGGCCGGTTCCTGCGCGACCACGCGGTGGCCGTGGACGGCACGCGGGTCACGCTCGCCTCCGGGGCCGTCCTGCGACCCGACCACCTGGTGCTGGCCACCGGGTCGGCGTACCCGTTCCCGGCCAAGGCCGGCAAGCCGGACGCCGAGCTGGCCAAGGCCGAGGCGCGCGCCGCGCACGAGGCCCTGGCGGGAGCCGAGCGGGTGCTGCTGGTCGGCGCCGGGCCGGTGGGGCTGGAGCTGGCGGGGGAGATCAAGGCCACGTTCCCGGGCAAGCACGTCACGCTCGCCGACGCCGCCCCCGACATCCTGCCCGGCCCGTTCGAGCAGGAGCTGCGCGAGGAGCTGCGCAGGCAGCTCGACGAGCTGGGCGTCGAGCTCAAGCTGGGCAGCCCGCTGCGGGAGCTGCCCGAGGCGCCGCCCGCCACCGCCGCGCCGATCGCGATCGCGACCGAGGCGGGGGAGAAGCTGACCGCCGACGTCTGGTTCCGCTGCTTCGGCGTCGAGCCCCGCACCGGCTACCTGCGCGGAAGCCTCGCCGAGGCCAGGGACGCCCAGGGCTACGTACGGGTGGACCCGTCCCTGCGGGTGCTCGGGCACGAGCGCGTCTACGCCATCGGCGACATCTCCGACGCCGACAGGAACATGGCCGGCTTCGCCGGGCGGCAGGCCGAGCTGCTGGCCGCGAACCTGCGCGCGCTGATCACCGGCGAGGGCGAGGCCGTCGCCTACGAGCCCCAGCCCGCGGTGATCCTCGTCCCGCTCGGCCCCGAGCGCGGCGCGGGCCAGCTACCGGGGCAGGGGCTCGTCGGGGCCGAGGCGGCGGCCGAGATCAAGGGCCGGGCGATGCTGGTGGAGTACAGCACCGCCCACTTCGACGCCCCCGGCAGCGCCGTTAGCTGA